The DNA region TCCTGATCCCTTAATCCCAATAAAATGATAGGTTTTTGTCATGTCATTCCTCTTCTATATGTGTCAAATTCAATTCTTGTGCCACTTGGCGGTCTCGCTGCTGTCTACGTTCAGGGTAGTTGTAAACCTGACTCTTTTTCAAGAAATCGTAAGAATTTTTCTTTACAGCCTGTTCTTGCCCCCTATCTTCTTTTTTCAAAGAGTACACTGCGGGCATGTCTGCCAAGATATAATCTGTCTGGCGGAGCTTGTCCGCCAAACGTGTCAATCGTCCTACCACTGGCTCAGTAGCTGGCACAACTGGTGGCTTGACCACAACTTTAGCCGGAGCAGGCTTCTCATCCCTTAGATAGGTAGCAGAACGCTTTCTCTTCAGATCCTCTCTAGCTTGCTCACGAGCTAATTGTCCTTGAGTCTTCAATGGTGAGGATTTTGATTTGGTAAAATTCTGAAGACGTTCCTTACGCGAATAATGGCTCGGTTTGACCTCAAAAAGAGGCGGTAAGAGCTCGTCTTCTGTCTGCATCACTGGCTTTGACTGCACAGCTCTTCCTGAATCAACAGACCGGATGAACTCCTTTTCCTGATAAGGTCCCCTGATATTGCTAATCAAGTCACTCTCATCATATAAACTCATAACTGGATTTTCTCCAACCAGTACTTCGTTGTCTGCAACTAGCGGAAATCTATTTTCTTGTCGAATCATAAGTCTTCCTTTCAAACTCTTATTATACCATATTTAGCTTTAGTTTGCCTAATACCCTCTGAAAATAAAGACTACACACTGTCACATAAATTCATTAGTTTTCAACGAATCAAAGTATGTTTTATCTTATCCAGCTCGCAATCTATTTTACATCACCTGATAGTGTGTCTATGCTAAAGAAAATCGACAAGCTAATCAACACCTAAAATATCTCGAATGTCTTCAACCGTCAAATTAGCACGACTTTCATTTCCATCAAGAACCGTCTTGACGAGATTCTTCTTATTCTCTTGCAGATCTTGAATCTTTTCTTCAATTGTTCCCTTCGTAATTAAGCGATAGCATTCGACCTTATCCGTCTGTCCCATCCTATGAGCACGACTGATAGCTTGTGCTTCAACCGCTGGATTCCACCAGAGGTCAACGAGAATAACGGTGTCAGCTCCCGTTAGATTGAGACCAACCCCTCCAGCTTTTAAGGATATTAGGAAAGCATCCCGACTTCCTGCATTAAAAGCCTGTGTCATTTCCTGACGCTGCCGGGCAGATGTCGAACCGGTCAAGATATATGATGACATCCCCAAATCATCCAACTGACTCGCAATGTGCTCTAACATAGTTTTAAACTGTGAAAAAATCAATACCCGGTGTTCTCCATCTTTTAGCTGTAGTAGGAGCTCTTTTAGGCTGTTGAGTTTACCACTCTCCCCTCGAAAATCATCCATAAAAAGGCTAGGAGTGTCGCATATTTGCCGCAGACGAGTAATACCGGATAAGATTTCAATTTTACTTCGATTGATTTGGGCATCGTCTGCCCCCGCTATCCTAGCCTGCATTTGCTGAAGTTGTGCTAGATAGACAGCCTTCTGCTCATTCGTTAATTCATTGAGGACATTGACTTCAATCAAATCTGGCAATTCTTGAAGGACAGTTTCCTTTTGGCGTCTAAGGACAAAAGGCTGAATGGCTCGCGCAATCTCTTTGGCACTTAATTTACCAAAGGCGTGCTTGGTTGGCAACAACCCCGGTAGAACAATTTGGAAAATGGACCATAATTCCGTCAGATGGTTTTCAATTGGTGTGCCCGAAAGGGCAAAACAGTTGCCAACCTCAAATTCCCGCAATAGCTGAGCGATTTTAGACTGGGCATTTTTCATAACTTGAGCCTCATCTAAAATCAGGTAATCAAACTGTGTTTGCTTATAAAGGGAAACATCCTGTCTGAAGGACGGATAGGAAGTGACCATAATTTGGTGTTTTGCTGCAATCAAGGCCTCCCGTTGTTCCTTGGTTCCGTGAACAACTACCACATCTAGGTTGGGTGCAAACTTCTTGCATTCATCCTGCCAATTGTAGATCAAACTTGAAGGAGCCAAAATCAGAACCTTGGAGTCTTCTGTTAGGCGGCTGGTCAAAAAGGCGATTGCCTGTAGGGTCTTTCCTAATCCCATATCATCTGCCAGAATTCCCCCAAAACCGTAAGTGTCTAGCATGGAAAGCCACTTGACACCTGTCTGCTGGTAGTCTCTCAAAGGAACTATCACATCTAACTCAGGCAGAGGAAAATTATCTGGATTGGCCAAATAGGCCGCCATTTCCTGAAATTCCTTGGAAAAGCTAGCCTGCTCAAAACCGGATAAAGATTGAGCTAATTGATAGCCAGCCAAGGCGTGAACCTGAACTTGTCCTTGCTGACCAAAACGAGCTCGTAAATTGAGTAACGTTTGACTGATTTTCTTTGTTTCTTCATCGAAAACCAAAACTCTACCGCTTGAGCTGGTATAGTAATCCTCTTGATTCAATAAAGCTATGATGGCCTGGTCAATCTCTGCTTGCTCAATACCAGATAGATCAAAAGAAATATCCAAGAGCGAACCGTTGCGCACCACCTCTAGCTGTGGCTTGGCTTCAATCAATAAGGATTGAACAGCTTCTGCCAGATACACCTGTCCCATCTTTTGTAAAATAGGCAATTGCTGATGGAAAAACGGATAGAGCTCCTGCTGACTAAGCGGTGGTCGCTGGGCAAGGTATTTGCCACGAAAACCAGCCAGGCTAATAGCTTGATGAATCGATTCCAAATGCTGAAAATGACTAGCAAAAGGAAGCCGGGCTAAATCTTCCTCACTTCTTACCTTACGACCTGCAAAATCCAAAACCAATTGTAAGGTCAGGCTACCATTTTTCTCCATTTCAATATGGAACTCTGGTTCAAAGTCATGTATGATAAAACGCTTGGGCGCCTTAACGGTTCCGACTGTCTGCAAATCCAGCAAGCTAAGTGCCAGACGATCTTGATCTTGGAAATCTACTTGGACTTTCTTTAGGCCTGATTCGGTCGGAACAAGCTCAGACAGGTGGCGAATGAGAGTTTCCTGTTGGCGATGAACACTGTAAATCACACCATCCATCAGAAGATAACGTCCCTGAAAGAGCGAACGAATTGGTTTCTCATGAATTACCATCTCAATCATGTGAGTGTGGACAGTCACTTCAAAATGATAAAGCCCTGCCATCGCCGTCAAAGGGAGAACCATTAAAGAATGATAGGTCTGTTGCTGGTAGGTGAAAGTAAAACCTTCCAATTGACATAGCAAACCGACTCCCTCTTCAAAATAAGCCTGTGGAAGACGAAAATGCCGACCAAAGTGGATGAGAATGTTAGAGTCTAAACTAGCTTTTTCTGGCACCAAGGTCCAAAGAAAATCCAAAACTGCCTGACTGGATTCATCAAAATTCTCATAGAAAATCTGCTCATAATAGTTTTTCCCAATTTGGTACTGTCCACTGATTTTAACCAATCGTAGGAAGGCACCGATGTCTCGAATAATATACGAACGCTTATCTGGCAAGCGGATAATCTTTAAAGTCCAATCAATCTGGCGTTCGTAAAGAAGGAGACTTCCCTCAACTGATAGCCGGTATTTGATACCTATTTCCGGTTTTGGACGCAAAATCTCATCCAAAAATAGACCACCAAAATAGGTTCGACGGACGGTTTCTTTATGATTTTTCCCCTCTTCTTTGAGAGATTGGCTCATATTTTTTCCTGAAGCATCATTTTTTAAAAAATATTCCGTGGCAGCTAGATGTTGACAGTAGCCCTTATTTTGGAACAACTGACAACTACACTGTAAATCACTGTCCTCATCTCCATAAACGAATCGTTCACCAGCAATGTCCAGTTCCATTTTCCCCTTCTCACTACGAAGGACTGTCAAGTGACCCGCCTCGTACAAATCAATTCCTTCTTGGCGAATCCGCCCCGGCATCATACGACTCATCCAAACTCCTTTCACCAACGCTAATCTCATAAATAATTATCTTTTCATTATAGCATATTTTTGGATTCAACAAAAATCAAATCAATTTAAATCTCTAGAGCTGAAAGGAATAATAAGGCAAATGGGAACAGGGGAGACCCATTTCTCAGTCTCTAAAACTCCCACTGATCCGGTCAGTGTATGTGATATAAATCATTTTGACAGATGCTCTGTCTAAACACAAAAACACCAGTTCAAGACTGATGTTCTGGCTTACTTTTCCAATAATAGACTGTCACTTGCCACATTTTTCTCATTCGCCTAATTGTTCTCCACAGCCAATAAATAGCAACAGGAAGAAGAACCATAGCCATAGTTACCGTAAATAATTCCTTTCTTTTTAGGAAGTCGAAAAACAAATAGACAACTAAAAAGCCTATAAGAACCATGCACATGACATTAAATAAAATCCCTAGCCATCCCAACCAGTAGCGCACTCCGAAAGGTGGATGTTTTCTTTCGTCAAAATCAGGCAACTCCATCAACAACTCAAGAAGTAGCTCTCCTAAAATCTGCATATCACTCTCCATCCCTCATGTTTCGGTAGTATTGAGTTCGTCTTATCAGAATTTTTATGGTATGCCAACTCATAAACGTGAGACCAACCGCTACTCCTACAAAAAAGAAAAAGAACCAAACCAATTTCCGTTCAAGCTGATTATAGACCATGATGGAAGCACCAGTAAAAACAAGAAAGTAGGAAAGTAAGGTCAAGCCCATAAGCCAGATCCCTGAAAAAACACTTAACCAATAACGAAAACCAAAAGGCTTATATTCCGTAGCTTCATAATGAACTAAACGGAAGATAGCAGATGATAGCAGAATCAGTAAAATACGCCAAATAGAATTGTTCATCATGTTAGAAACTCCTTAATTTATTATAGCAAATCAAATAGGGATAATAAAGAAAAAGGAGGTTCTTTTCTCATGGCTAAAAAAGGAAGTAAATTTACAAAGTATCCACCTGAATTCAAAATACAAGTAGTCGAGGACTATCTTAGTGGGAAAAGTGGTGGTATGGACTCAATTGTAAAAAAGTATGGCTTGAAATCAAACAATCAAGTCCTCACATGGACTAGAAAATATCACGAAAATCCACAATTGCTCCACCAAGATTTAAGAGGTGCTAAATCAACTGGTCGCCCAAAATCAACCAATCTTGATGAAATGACAATAGAGGAACAGAATGCCTTTCTTCGTATGGAGAATGCGATTTTAAAGACCTTAAGGACTCTCCTCCATCCGAGAGAAGAGTCCACCTCTATCAAGTAGTTGAGCGGTTGAAAGATCGTTACTCCGTCTCCGCTTTATGTGCCTATTTCGGCTTCCCCAGGTCTTCCTACTACCTTTGGTTGAGCAAGGGGAGGCCGGTCTATAAGCGGTTTGATGCGAACTTAACCCAAAAGATTACAACTATCTTCCATGACACTCAAAAGGGCTATCGCTTCATCTCTTATCAACTGAGAAGACACTATCAACTTTCCCCTAATCCTAAAACTGTCTTGCGCTATATGCGTATTCTTGGTCACCAGTCTCCTATTCGGAAGAAGCGGTATCACTCCTGCACGCAACGAGAGATAAATGAAAAGGCAAGACACGTCCACTACAACGTGCTTGCACGAAACTTTAAAGCAGAACGTCCTCTCCAGAAACTAACAACGGATGTCAGTTATGTTTACCACAAACAGGGAAGGATGTTCCTTAGCGTCATAAAAGATTGTTATGACAACTCTATTCTAGCATATACTCTTTCAGATTATAACGATAATCAGCTCGTTTTTGAAAACTTAGACCTCGTCTTCAATGAAAATTGGGATGCCACACACATTTGTGTCTTGCATTCTGATCAAGGTTTTCAGTACACCAACCAACTTTATCTCAGAAAACTAGACCAGTATGGTGTTACGATTTCCCATTCTGGAAAAGGGAATTGTTATGACAATGCTTCTTGTGAAAATTTCTTTTCCCATCTCAAGAGTGAGTCCTTACGACTCTTTCCTCCTGATAACAGAGATGAACTCAGCCAACAAATTAAAGAATACATGGACTGGTATAACTATGATAGACCACAAGAAAAATTAAAAGGTATGACTCCCTTAGAATTTAGGGAAGCATACCTTCTAAACACCTAACTTTTTTAACTGTCCATTTTATCTGGGGCTTGACAAGGTCTCCCTCTTTTTCTTTATTTCCGTTTACGGGCAATGAGATGAATAGGGGTTCCCTCAAAGACAAAAGCCTTGCGAATTTGGTTTTCCAGGAAACGCATGTAGGAAAAATGCATAAGTTCTTCTTCATTGACAAAGACTACAAAAGTTGGCGGCTTAGTAGCAACCTGTGTCGCATAAAAAATCTTGAGACGCTTACCCTTATCGGTCGGAGTTGGATTGATAGCAATGGCATCCATGATGACATCATTCAATACTGCTGACGGGATACGAGTATTCTGGCTTTCACTGATAGCCTTTATCATCTCTGGTAATTTG from Streptococcus ruminantium includes:
- a CDS encoding SNF2-related protein — its product is MSRMMPGRIRQEGIDLYEAGHLTVLRSEKGKMELDIAGERFVYGDEDSDLQCSCQLFQNKGYCQHLAATEYFLKNDASGKNMSQSLKEEGKNHKETVRRTYFGGLFLDEILRPKPEIGIKYRLSVEGSLLLYERQIDWTLKIIRLPDKRSYIIRDIGAFLRLVKISGQYQIGKNYYEQIFYENFDESSQAVLDFLWTLVPEKASLDSNILIHFGRHFRLPQAYFEEGVGLLCQLEGFTFTYQQQTYHSLMVLPLTAMAGLYHFEVTVHTHMIEMVIHEKPIRSLFQGRYLLMDGVIYSVHRQQETLIRHLSELVPTESGLKKVQVDFQDQDRLALSLLDLQTVGTVKAPKRFIIHDFEPEFHIEMEKNGSLTLQLVLDFAGRKVRSEEDLARLPFASHFQHLESIHQAISLAGFRGKYLAQRPPLSQQELYPFFHQQLPILQKMGQVYLAEAVQSLLIEAKPQLEVVRNGSLLDISFDLSGIEQAEIDQAIIALLNQEDYYTSSSGRVLVFDEETKKISQTLLNLRARFGQQGQVQVHALAGYQLAQSLSGFEQASFSKEFQEMAAYLANPDNFPLPELDVIVPLRDYQQTGVKWLSMLDTYGFGGILADDMGLGKTLQAIAFLTSRLTEDSKVLILAPSSLIYNWQDECKKFAPNLDVVVVHGTKEQREALIAAKHQIMVTSYPSFRQDVSLYKQTQFDYLILDEAQVMKNAQSKIAQLLREFEVGNCFALSGTPIENHLTELWSIFQIVLPGLLPTKHAFGKLSAKEIARAIQPFVLRRQKETVLQELPDLIEVNVLNELTNEQKAVYLAQLQQMQARIAGADDAQINRSKIEILSGITRLRQICDTPSLFMDDFRGESGKLNSLKELLLQLKDGEHRVLIFSQFKTMLEHIASQLDDLGMSSYILTGSTSARQRQEMTQAFNAGSRDAFLISLKAGGVGLNLTGADTVILVDLWWNPAVEAQAISRAHRMGQTDKVECYRLITKGTIEEKIQDLQENKKNLVKTVLDGNESRANLTVEDIRDILGVD
- a CDS encoding MFS transporter — translated: MMNNSIWRILLILLSSAIFRLVHYEATEYKPFGFRYWLSVFSGIWLMGLTLLSYFLVFTGASIMVYNQLERKLVWFFFFFVGVAVGLTFMSWHTIKILIRRTQYYRNMRDGE
- a CDS encoding transposase; this translates as MAKKGSKFTKYPPEFKIQVVEDYLSGKSGGMDSIVKKYGLKSNNQVLTWTRKYHENPQLLHQDLRGAKSTGRPKSTNLDEMTIEEQNAFLRMENAILKTLRTLLHPREESTSIK
- a CDS encoding IS3 family transposase; this translates as MKDRYSVSALCAYFGFPRSSYYLWLSKGRPVYKRFDANLTQKITTIFHDTQKGYRFISYQLRRHYQLSPNPKTVLRYMRILGHQSPIRKKRYHSCTQREINEKARHVHYNVLARNFKAERPLQKLTTDVSYVYHKQGRMFLSVIKDCYDNSILAYTLSDYNDNQLVFENLDLVFNENWDATHICVLHSDQGFQYTNQLYLRKLDQYGVTISHSGKGNCYDNASCENFFSHLKSESLRLFPPDNRDELSQQIKEYMDWYNYDRPQEKLKGMTPLEFREAYLLNT